The following proteins are co-located in the Vigna unguiculata cultivar IT97K-499-35 chromosome 9, ASM411807v1, whole genome shotgun sequence genome:
- the LOC114163587 gene encoding LOW QUALITY PROTEIN: putative pentatricopeptide repeat-containing protein At5g08490 (The sequence of the model RefSeq protein was modified relative to this genomic sequence to represent the inferred CDS: inserted 2 bases in 2 codons), with the protein MDEVFEFWNGHFLSSLDFMGLKFEFLVLNKWNKWLRHYAWTRFQDLGFHRSELVFLDARHSEALSLFHLDHTVITAILKSCSALLAPKLGRVVHSYVVKQGHTFFQVTNKGLLNMYAKCSMLDDCLKLFAQLTHRDSVTWNIVLSGFSGSKKCDPDVMRIFKMMHTSGEAMPNSISIVTVIPVFTRLGYLDAGLCVHTYVIKSGFEQDTLVGNALVSMYAKCGLVSREAYAVFDDIVHKDVVSWNAMIAGLAENGLVEDAFLLFSSMLKGPMQPNYATIANILPVCASFDKSVAYHCGRQIHSYVQQWSELSADISVCNALISFYLKIGLMREAKALFWTMDSRDLVTWNTLVAGYTSNGEWLKALHLFGNLLSLETLLPDPVTMVSILPVCAQLKNMQVGKQIHAYIFRCPFLFYXTAVGNALISFYTKCGYTEEAYHTFSMIPRKDLISWNSIFDAFGEKRHHSKFIDLLHWMLRVRIRPDSVTMLTIIRFCVSLSRVEKVKEIHNYSIRTGSLLSDIALTVGNAILDAYSKCGNMEYANKMFQNLSEKRNLVTCNSLISGYVGLGSHHDANIIFSGMSETDLTTWNLMVWVYAENDCPEQALKLFHALQARGMKPNMVTIMSLLPVCTQMASVHLLSQCHGYIIRSFLKDLHLEVALLDAYAKCGLIGHAYKIFQLSADKDLVMFAAMIGGYAMHGMSEEALWIFSHMLKLGIQPDHIILTSILSACSHTGRVDEGLKIFYSVEELHGMKLTLVQYACVVDLLARGGRISEAYSLVNSLPIEANANLWGTLLGACKTHHEVEFGRIVANQLFKIEANXIGNYIVLSNLFAADARWDGVMEVRRMMRNKDLKKPAGCSCIEVERSNNIFVAGDCSHPQRSIIYSTLHTLDQQVKEPVEFLA; encoded by the exons ATGGATGAAGTTTTTGAGTTTTGGAATGGGCATTTTCTAAGTTCTTTGGATTTTATGGGATTAAAGTTTGAGTTTCTGGTCTTGAACAAATGGAATAAATG GTTGCGACACTATGCTTGGACGAGATTTCAGGACTTGGGGTTCCATCGTTCGGAGCTTGTGTTTTTAGATGCAAGACACAGCGAAGCCTTGTCTCTTTTCCACCTGGATCACACTGTCATCACTGCCATTCTCAAGTCTTGTTCTGCTCTTTTGGCTCCCAAATTGGGCAGAGTTGTGCATAGTTATGTTGTTAAACAAGGTCATACTTTTTTCCAGGTTACCAATAAAGGGTTGCTCAACATGTATGCCAAATGTAGCATGCTTGATGACTGCCTCAAGCTGTTTGCTCAACTCACTCACCGTGACTCTGTTACTTGGAATATTGTTTTGTCTGGGTTTTCAGGGTCGAAGAAATGTGATCCGGATGTGATGAGGATATTTAAGATGATGCATACTAGTGGCGAGGCAATGCCAAATTCTATTTCTATTGTTACTGTCATTCCTGTTTTTACTCGTTTAGGGTACCTGGATGCTGGACTGTGTGTGCATACTTATGTTATCAAGTCTGGTTTCGAACAAGACACCCTTGTTGGAAATGCTCTCGTGTCAATGTATGCAAAGTGTGGGTTGGTGTCTCGAGAAGCATATGCTGTCTTTGATGATATTGTTCACAAAGATGTTGTTTCGTGGAATGCAATGATTGCAGGCTTGGCTGAGAATGGGTTAGTGGAGGATGCATTCTTGTTGTTCAGTTCAATGTTGAAAGGGCCCATGCAGCCAAATTATGCGACTATTGCAAATATTCTGCCTGTTTGTGCCTCATTTGATAAGAGTGTTGCATACCATTGTGGAAGGCAAATCCACTCTTATGTGCAGCAGTGGTCTGAATTGTCAGCTGATATTTCTGTCTGTAATGCTTTGATTAGCTTCTACTTGAAAATTGGGCTAATGAGGGAAGCAAAAGCTTTGTTTTGGACAATGGATTCAAGGGATTTGGTCACGTGGAATACTCTTGTTGCAGGGTATACATCAAATGGAGAATGGTTAAAAGCATTGCATCTGTTTGGTAATTTACTATCTCTTGAGACATTATTGCCAGATCCTGTGACCATGGTCAGCATACTTCCAGTTTGTGCACAATTGAAAAATATGCAGGTGGGGAAACAAATCCATGCGTATATTTTTAGATGTCCTTTCCTTTTTT GTACTGCTGTTGGAAATGCTTTAATCAGTTTCTATACAAAATGCGGCTATACAGAAGAAGCATATCATACCTTTTCCATGATACCCAGGAAAGATTTGATTTCGTGGAATTCTATTTTTGATGCCTTTGGTGAGAAGAGGCatcattcaaaatttattgacTTGTTACATTGGATGCTTAGAGTCAGAATTAGACCTGATTCAGTTACAATGCTGACCATAATCCGATTTTGTGTCTCTCTTTCTAGAGTGGAAAAGGTTAAAGAAATACATAACTATTCAATTAGAACTGGATCTTTATTAAGTGATATTGCACTAACAGTTGGGAATGCAATACTTGATGCATATTCCAAATGTGGAAACATGGAGTATGCAAACAAAATGTTTCAGAATCTATCAGAAAAAAGGAATCTGGTCACATGCAATTCACTGATATCTGGTTATGTGGGTTTAGGATCACATCATGATGCAAACATAATATTTAGTGGGATGTCAGAGACTGACCTTACAACATGGAATCTTATGGTTTGGGTATATGCAGAAAATGATTGTCCTGAACAAGCTCTTAAATTGTTCCATGCGTTACAAGCTCGAGGGATGAAGCCTAATATGGTGACTATCATGAGCCTCCTTCCAGTCTGCACACAAATGGCATCAGTACACTTGTTGAGCCAGTGCCATGGATATATTATTCGGTCATTTTTGAAGGATCTTCACCTCGAAGTTGCCCTCTTAGATGCATATGCCAAATGCGGCCTCATAGGTCATGCATATAAGATATTTCAATTGAGTGCTGATAAGGATCTGGTTATGTTTGCTGCTATGATTGGTGGGTATGCTATGCATGGCATGAGTGAAGAAGCACTATGGATATTTTCTCATATGCTGAAGTTGGGAATACAGCCAGATCATATCATCCTTACTTCCATATTATCTGCTTGCAGTCATACTGGCCGAGTAGATGAAGGACTGAAGATATTTTATTCAGTAGAGGAACTTCATGGTATGAAACTAACTTTGGTGCAGTATGCATGTGTGGTGGATCTCTTAGCTCGAGGTGGCCGTATTAGTGAAGCATACTCTCTTGTGAATAGTTTGCCAATTGAAGCTAATGCTAATCTTTGGGGGACATTGCTTGGTGCCTGTAAAACCCACCATGAAGTAGAATTTGGGCGTATTGTAGCAAACCAACTCTTCAAAATTGAAGCTA AAATAGGAAACTACATTGTACTATCAAATTTGTTCGCAGCGGATGCTAGATGGGACGGGGTAATGGAAGTGAGAAGAATGATGAGGaacaaagatttgaaaaagCCAGCTGGATGCAGCTGTATCGAAGTAGAGAGATCAAATAACATTTTTGTGGCTGGAGACTGTTCCCACCCCCAAAGAAGCATTATTTACAGTACACTACACACATTGGATCAACAAGTTAAAGAACCCGTGGAGTTTTTAGCTTAA